The nucleotide window ACAATAAGGGTTTCCTGCCCGCTCTGAAAATTCAGAAATATCAACCAACCAAACAGTCACTCTCGTTCCCGGCAAGCGTGTTTGTTTAATGTTAATCCGGTTCCCTTCAAGCTCAAACTGTGCAATGGATTTAAGGCTTTTTTCTGTGGTTTTTTCCAATACGCTGGCGTACGCAGGCAGCAAGATTTTTACATCGTATCCAAGTTTCAATAGAGCACGAGGCAAACTTGCAGAAACATCAGCAAGCCCTCCAGTTTTTATCAGTGGATAAACTTCACTGGTTGCAAATAGAATTTTCTGCATAAGTGATCCTTGTCGTTACTAATCAAAAATTACAATTCAAACCAATTTCAAAATCAATGCACCAAGGGGTGGAAGATTAATTTCCAAAGATTGGGCATGGTTCATCCAAGGTACAGCCTGTGAAAAAATCGGATTGCTATTGCCCCAATTACTTCCACCATAAAAGCTGGAATCAGAATTCAGAATTTCATGGTATGAGCCAGCAACAGGTACGCCGATGCGATAGTTACTACGTGTGACTGGTGTAAAATTCAAAATCACAATCGTAAATTCGTGATCACTTTTGCGGATGTAGCTAACTATAGATTGCGTGCTGTCATGGCAATCAATCCATTCAAATCCATCACCACGGAAATTGCGTTGATAAAGCGAAGGGATATTGGTGTAACAGTGATTAAGATCTTTTACCAATGCTTGTAAGCCGCGGTGCGGCTCATGATCGAGCAAATGCCAATCCAGCGAACGGCTCTGCGCCCACTCACTCCATTGCGCAAACTCACTTCCCATAAATAATAATTTTGTCCCCGGATAGGTATAGAGATAAGTGTACAGCAAGCGCAAATTCGCGAACTTTTGCCAATCATCACCCGGCATTTTATTGATCATGCTGCCTTTGCCATGAACTACTTCGTCGTGCGAAAAAGGCAGCATAAAGTTTTCAGTAAATGCGTACATCATGCCGAAGGTTAATTGATTGTGATGATATTGACGATGAATAGGATCTTTGCTGATGTATTCGAGCGTGTCGTGCATCCAGCCCATATTCCATTTCATGGAAAACCCTAACCCTCCGACCCATGTTGGACGGGTCACTTGTGGCCATGCTGTGGATTCCTCTGCGATGACAAGCGCACCCGGATGCATGCCATGGCACACTTCATTTAATTTTTGCAGGAACGTCATTGCCTCCAGATTTTCATTGCCGCCATGGATATTAGGAATCCATTCGCCCGGCTCACGTGAATAATCAAGATGTAACATGGATGCCACTGCATCCACACGTAAACCATCAATGTGGTATTCCTTTAACCAGAAAAGGGCGTTGGCCAATAAGAAGTTGCGGACTTCGTTGCGGCCATAGTTATAAATCAAGGTGCCCCAGTCACGGTGCTCACCCAGACGTGGATCTTCATGTTCATACAGCGCGGAACCATCAAAGCGGGCGAGGGCATGAGCGTCTTTAGGAAAGTGTGCCGGCACCCAATCCAGAATAATGCCAATGTGATGTTGATGGAGATAATCAACAAAGTAGCGAAAATCATCCGGTGTCCCAAATCGGCTTGTAGGCGCGTAATAACCGGTTGTTTGGTAACCCCATGAATCATCCAAGGGATGTTCGCTTACCGGCATAATTTCAATATGGGTAAACCCGAGTGGTTTGATGTAATCCACCAGTTGGTGTGCGAGTTCGCGGTAGTTCATGAACTCGCCAGCCCAACCGCGGCGCCATGAACCCAAATGCATTTCGTAAATAGAGACCGGGGACGACTGCCAATCCCAGTGGGCACGCTTATCCATCCAATCGTTATCAGACCATTCATAAGTCGATGGAGCCTGGATGATTGAACTCGTTTGCGGGCGCATTTCAAACGCTTGCCCGTAAGGATCTGATTTCAGGAATACCGCTCCGGTAGCGCGATTGCGAATTTCAAACTTATACAGGGCACCGGCTGTTAACCCGGGAATAAAAATCTCCCAAAGGCCACTACCACCGCGAACACGCAGACAATGCTGACGGCCATCCCAATCATTGAAATCACCTACTACACTGATCCGCTCTGCATTTGGAGCCCATGTTGCGAACAGCACGCCTTCGATCCCGTCCACAACACGGGGATGCGCCCCCAAATGCTGGTAGATGTTCCAATGTTGACCTTCTGCAAACAGGTGCATGTCTACATCGCCCAATTGTGGTGCAAAACAGTAGGGGTCAAATTCAGTGTGCATCTGATTGTGGCGATCGAACCATTGCACTTGGTAGTGTGTGGGCAGGATCTTTGCCAACCCCTGCCATTCAAAAAAATCGGTCCCCTCAATACGTTTCAATGCGTGTAGTTGCTGATTGATGACGAGCGCAGCTGTTCGTGCGCCGGGTAGAAAGACGCGGATTCTCGTGTCGGCTGCGGCTGTTGCGGCAGCCCCCAGGGGATGACGGCCAAGAACTTCAAAAGGGTCATGGTGTGTGGCAGTCACTATGCGCAGCATCTCGTGGGATAAAGGGGTGTCCTGTTTGGCATTCAACATTCAATCGATTCCTTAGTGGATTATTTGGCACGAAATTTCGCAATTTTCAGGCGTGCCCACTTTTTGGGCTACATAAAATCGTCATGTCGCTGGGTTCTACTAGCTTAGCCATTATCACCTCATTTTGTTGCACCATTTTTTTACAAAAAAAGAATCAGTTTGAAGATATTTGCAGATTCGGTGCCAAACTTGAGACTACACTTAATTTTGCATTTAAAGCGGGCAGCAAAACCGCAATTGAATGCACCATAAATTATTTGTAGTTGGTAAGGATTTGAGCAAGATCAATTTATTGGCACTGATATTGCTCCAATCTTGTCATAACACTGACACAAATTTCTTTGTTGTTTTCACACAATAGCCATAAGGAATACGTTGTAATGAGTACACCCACCTCAGGTCGTTTTGTTAGTCGTCTTACTCGTGAAACTCTTGCTGTTATTCTCGCCGGTGGACGAGGTTCCCGGTTACATCAGTTGACAGATTGGCGGGCAAAGCCAGCAGTACATTTTGGTGGAAAGTTTCGCATTATCGATTTCCCTCTTTCAAATTGTGTCAATTCAGGCATTCGTCGTATTAGTGTTCTAACCCAATATAAATCCCACTCCCTTGATCGCCATGTTCAACGCGGTTGGGGATTTTTGGGCGGGGAATTAGGCGAGTTTGTTGAACTATTACCTGCGCAGCAACGCTTGAGCGAATCCTGGTATGTCGGCACCGCCGATGCTGTTTTGCAAAATATCGATATTATCCGTCGTCACAATCCTGAGTATGTGCTCATCCTTGCTGGCGACCATGTTTATAAAATGGATTACGGCACTATGATTGCTGCACACGTAGAGCGTGGTGCAGACATTACTGTTGGGTGTATTGAAGTTCCCTTGGAAATTGCTCACGCATTTGGCGTGATGGATATGGACAAGGATTACCGCATCGTAAAATTTACAGAGAAACCGGCTAATCCTGAATCCATGCCAGGCAAGCCCGATAAAGCGCTGGCATCGATGGGGATCTATGTTTTCAGTACCAAAGTATTGTTCCGCGAATTATTAAAAGATCGTGACAATCCAAATTCATCGCATGATTTTGGAAAAGATATTATTCCTTCCATGATTAAAACCCACCGTGTTACTGCGTTTCCATTTCGCGATCCGGTTTCCGGTGGCGATGCATACTGGCGCGATGTGGGTACTGTTGACTCGCTATGGGAGGCCAATCTCGAATTAACTGGCATTACACCGGAGTTGGATTTGTATGATGCAGCTTGGCCCATCTGGACTTATCAGGAACAAGTTGCGCCGGCAAAATTTGTTTTTAACGATGAAGGGCGTCGCGGTTATGCGGTGGATTCATTAATTGCTGGCGGCTGCATTATTTCTGGTTCTGCTGTTAAGCATTCTCTTTTATTCCCACGCGTACGTGTACATTCTTATTGCGAAATTGAAGATTCTGTTTTGTTTCCCAGTGTAGAAGTAGGGCGTCGCTGCAAAATCCGCAAAGCACTGATAGATCGCCGCTGCAAAATCCCGGAAGGCACTGTTATTGGTTACGATTTGGAAGAGGATAAAAAACGCTTTCACGTTTCACCCAAAGGTGTCGTTTTAGTCACTCCCGACATGTTAGGACAGGATGAAGTCAATGGCTAATAATGGCAAAACGAAGGTCGTCTTTCTCTGGCATATGCATCAACCAGATTATCGCGATATTGTGACAGGGGAATATTATTTTCCATGGACGTATCTTCACGCTATTAAAGATTATGTCGATATGGCAGCGCATATTGAGGCGCAGCCAGCAGTAAAAGCCGTTGTCAATTTTGCTCCTATATTATTGGAGCAGCTGGATGATTACGCGCAGCAAATTGCAGCGCATTTGGCCGGCAAAGGAAAAATTAAGGATGCTGTTTTGGCATCCTTAACTGACTCGGTATTGCCCGAACCGGGAACCATGGCGTTTGTTGATTTGGCAAATAAATACTTACGTGCAAATCGCCAACGAATGATTGAACGTTTTCCCGCCTATCTTGAATTAGCCAATATTGTTGATCTATTCAAAGAAAAAGCATTCGTCAGTCGCTATCTCAATGAGCAATTTCTGATTGATTTGTGCGTGTGGTATCACTTGAGTTGGATTGCAGAAATTCCGCGCCGTAATGATGCCCGAATACAGGCACTGCAAAATAAAGAACGTAATTTCACCATGGATGATCGCCGCGAATTATTGGGCATTATTGGTGAGCTCGTTGCCTCCATTGGCCCGCGCTATCGCAAATTGGCAGAAGCTGGACAAATTGAGTTATGCATGAGTCCTTATGCGCACCCGATTGTTCCGTTACTTATTGATTTGAATAGCGCGAAAGAAGCTATGCCTGATGTCACTTTGCCGAATGCCAGTTTTTATCCTGATGGTCGCAATCGCGCCAAATGGCATTTACACGAGGGCATCAAAACATTTGAACAATATTTTGGTAAACGCCCCCGCGGCTGCTGGGCATCGGAAGGCTCACTAAGTGATGAGACACTTAAATTATTAAAAGAAGCTAAATTCGATTGGGCAGCAACAGGAGATTCCGTACTGCATAATAGTTTACGTGCTCCCGAGAATCAG belongs to Cellvibrio sp. pealriver and includes:
- the glgB gene encoding 1,4-alpha-glucan branching protein GlgB, which translates into the protein MLNAKQDTPLSHEMLRIVTATHHDPFEVLGRHPLGAAATAAADTRIRVFLPGARTAALVINQQLHALKRIEGTDFFEWQGLAKILPTHYQVQWFDRHNQMHTEFDPYCFAPQLGDVDMHLFAEGQHWNIYQHLGAHPRVVDGIEGVLFATWAPNAERISVVGDFNDWDGRQHCLRVRGGSGLWEIFIPGLTAGALYKFEIRNRATGAVFLKSDPYGQAFEMRPQTSSIIQAPSTYEWSDNDWMDKRAHWDWQSSPVSIYEMHLGSWRRGWAGEFMNYRELAHQLVDYIKPLGFTHIEIMPVSEHPLDDSWGYQTTGYYAPTSRFGTPDDFRYFVDYLHQHHIGIILDWVPAHFPKDAHALARFDGSALYEHEDPRLGEHRDWGTLIYNYGRNEVRNFLLANALFWLKEYHIDGLRVDAVASMLHLDYSREPGEWIPNIHGGNENLEAMTFLQKLNEVCHGMHPGALVIAEESTAWPQVTRPTWVGGLGFSMKWNMGWMHDTLEYISKDPIHRQYHHNQLTFGMMYAFTENFMLPFSHDEVVHGKGSMINKMPGDDWQKFANLRLLYTYLYTYPGTKLLFMGSEFAQWSEWAQSRSLDWHLLDHEPHRGLQALVKDLNHCYTNIPSLYQRNFRGDGFEWIDCHDSTQSIVSYIRKSDHEFTIVILNFTPVTRSNYRIGVPVAGSYHEILNSDSSFYGGSNWGNSNPIFSQAVPWMNHAQSLEINLPPLGALILKLV
- the glgC gene encoding glucose-1-phosphate adenylyltransferase is translated as MSTPTSGRFVSRLTRETLAVILAGGRGSRLHQLTDWRAKPAVHFGGKFRIIDFPLSNCVNSGIRRISVLTQYKSHSLDRHVQRGWGFLGGELGEFVELLPAQQRLSESWYVGTADAVLQNIDIIRRHNPEYVLILAGDHVYKMDYGTMIAAHVERGADITVGCIEVPLEIAHAFGVMDMDKDYRIVKFTEKPANPESMPGKPDKALASMGIYVFSTKVLFRELLKDRDNPNSSHDFGKDIIPSMIKTHRVTAFPFRDPVSGGDAYWRDVGTVDSLWEANLELTGITPELDLYDAAWPIWTYQEQVAPAKFVFNDEGRRGYAVDSLIAGGCIISGSAVKHSLLFPRVRVHSYCEIEDSVLFPSVEVGRRCKIRKALIDRRCKIPEGTVIGYDLEEDKKRFHVSPKGVVLVTPDMLGQDEVNG
- a CDS encoding glycoside hydrolase family 57 protein produces the protein MANNGKTKVVFLWHMHQPDYRDIVTGEYYFPWTYLHAIKDYVDMAAHIEAQPAVKAVVNFAPILLEQLDDYAQQIAAHLAGKGKIKDAVLASLTDSVLPEPGTMAFVDLANKYLRANRQRMIERFPAYLELANIVDLFKEKAFVSRYLNEQFLIDLCVWYHLSWIAEIPRRNDARIQALQNKERNFTMDDRRELLGIIGELVASIGPRYRKLAEAGQIELCMSPYAHPIVPLLIDLNSAKEAMPDVTLPNASFYPDGRNRAKWHLHEGIKTFEQYFGKRPRGCWASEGSLSDETLKLLKEAKFDWAATGDSVLHNSLRAPENQEIAQNIKSTNQSLHSAYEFAQVKLNTFFRDDGLSDLIGFKYATWHSDDAVGDLLNHMVNIATASGDTKNTVISVIMDGENAWEYFPENAYHFLHTLYQRLTDHPQLELTTYSEFLDQHHPKPIAMPHLVAGSWVYGTFSTWIGDKDKNRGWDMLCDAKQQVDRALSKRSFTATQLAQIEKQLALCEGSDWFWWFGDYNPAQSVSDFEYLFRRHLINLYSLIEQPAPDYLHQIISVGGGDPATGGVMRQGHAN